The Heptranchias perlo isolate sHepPer1 unplaced genomic scaffold, sHepPer1.hap1 HAP1_SCAFFOLD_50, whole genome shotgun sequence genome contains a region encoding:
- the LOC137314024 gene encoding NACHT, LRR and PYD domains-containing protein 3-like, whose protein sequence is MAEGSNRGEDPTSSTRMIMVSDPNTAISEFLTKCDDYQLFQLTKFYRDRLEQAIEEGVEGVSFVLTHEKHFSGQEYHIVTELAEKGNRADSSKLLLNLVMEKGSRARRVMWESFVKMHRIPKLVKILKEIQELGPDPFDYMNIGRGLSEIPSHLKDVQQKHKETLRVQTETLRVNTILIREKVKIFQLVTLYTELTVISTVRDRTLVEHELLARGRDHEEWREKHLRRELEKIRTDQLFQSSFSQRKSKSGSSAAVSGVAGIGKTTMVQKIVSDWATGKIYPHFQFVFSFKFRELNAVNCSINLWNLILIFYPYLRNILGELWKNPERLLFIFDGLDEFKDSIDFTENRRNTEPQYMCTDPEWRCKLSDIVYSLIQHKLLPGCSVLVTSRPTALHLLEKAEISVWAEILGFVGEERKEYFNKFFEDQVVAAAVFKHVDENELLYTMCYNPSYCWILGLSLGPFFTQRDRKQKRVPKTITQLYSYYIYNILKNHGREIESPRDVLLKIGEMAFTGVSEKKIVFRNGDLIKYNLQPSQFLSGFMMELLERDDSAQSVVYTFPHLTIQEFVAALAQFLTPDPGDIRKLLSEAHSKEDGRFEIFLRFVVGLSSSQSARPLEEFLGPFLHRTICGVLDWVKEKVEGQIGKTESQTGKRDLLNTFHYLFESQNKTLARTTLGSLETLAFGHLNSGEALRLTPIDCAVLSHVIGLCDTIKHLDLWNCSIQCEGLQRLGPALHKCQVLRLGYNNLGDSGMKPLSAALRNPYCKIQKMRLNNVGLTDSCTEDLVSALSTNRSLTVLNLSNNKLRDSGVKRLSAALRNPNCKIQELWLDFNDLTASCIDDLVSALSTNRSLTDLNLGNNKLGDSGVKLLFAALRNPDCKIQELRLDRADLTDSCTEDLVSTLSTNRSLTGLNLGNNKLGDSGVKLLSAALRNPDCKIQKLRLDGVGLTDSCTEDLVSALSTNRSLTDLSLGSNSFTDRSVPALCSLILTCRSLESIWLRCNQFSSNGKRLLKSLRESRPGLSVKV, encoded by the exons atccgaacactgcaatcagtgagttcctgacaaagtgcgacgattaccaactgttccagttgacgaaattctaccgggacagactagaacaggcgattgaagaggGGGTGGAGGGCGTTAGTTTCGTATTAACGCATGAGAAACATTTCAGTGGACAGGAGTACCAC ATAGTCACTGAGCTCGCGGAGAAGGGAAACCgggcggacagttccaaacttctcctaaatctggtgatggagaaaggctctcgggcccgaagggtgatgtgggaatcctttgtgaaaatgcacagAATACCAAAGTTGgtcaaaatactgaaagagattcAGGAACTTG gtcctgatccatttgattatatgaacatcggacgaggtttatctgaaatacccagtcacctgaaag atgttcaacagaaacacaaggaaacactccgggtccaaactgaaacactgagagtgaacacgatcctaataagggagaaggttaagattttccagctggtcactctatacactgagttaacggtcatttctactgttcgagatcggacacttgtagaacatgaactgctggcaagaggccgagaccatgaggagtggagagagaaacatctccggagagaactggaaaaaatccgaactgatcaattgttccagagcagtttttcccagagaaaatctaaatctgggagttcagcagcagtgagtggagtcgcggggattggaaaaacaacaatggtacaaaagattgtttctgactgggccactgggaaaatatacccacactttcaatttgttttcagttttaaattccgtgAGTTAAACGCTGTTAACTGCAGCATAAACCTGTGGAATCTGATACTTATTTTCTATCCTTATTTgaggaatattctgggagagctctggaagaacccagagagattactgtttatattcgatggtttagatgaattcaaggacagtatcgattttactgagaatcggagaaatacagaacctcagtacatgtgcacagatcccgaATGGCGGTGTAAattgtctgacattgtgtacagtttaatacagcacaagctgctcccaggatgttcagtgctcgtgaccagccgacccactgcattacatttattggaaaaggctgagatcagtgtctgggctgaaatcctgggatttgttggtgaagaacggaaggaatatttcaacaagttttttgaagatcaggtggtggcagcagctgttttcaaacatgtggacgAGAACGAgctcctgtacaccatgtgttacaacccttcctactgctggatcctcggtctgtcactgggtcccttcttcacacaaagagacaggaaacaaaagcgagttcccaagaccatcacccaactatattcctactatatttacaacattctgaaaaaccatggccgagagattgaatccccccgtgatgtgttactgaagatcggtgagatggccttcacaggagtctccgagaagaagattgtgtttagaaatggagatttgatcaagtacaatctgcaaccttcccagttcctgtctgggttcatgatggaacttttggagagagatgattctgcccagagtgtggtttacacattcccgcacctcaccatccaagagtttgtagccgcactcgcacaattcctgactccagatccaggggacatcaggaaactcctcagtgaagcccacagcaaggaagatgggcgatttgagatatttctccgttttgttgttggtctctcctcctcacagtcagctagacccctggaggagtttctgggtccatttcttcatcgcACAATCTGCGGAGTgcttgactgggtgaaggagaaggttgaaggacagATTGGAAAAACAGAGAgtcaaactggtaaaagggacctcctgaatacatttcactacctgtttgagtctcagaataaaaCACTAGCTCGGACCACATTGGGATCTCTGGAAACACTTGCATTTGGACACTTGAACTCAGGGGAAGCATTGCGACTGACCCCCATAGACTGTGCAGTtctgtctcatgtcattggactctgtgatacaataaaacacctcgatctgtggaactgctccattcagtgtgaaggactccagcggctgggacccgcaCTACACAAATGtcaggtgttgag actggggtACAATAACCTGGGAGACTCAGGAATGAAaccactgtctgcggctctgaggaacccatactgtaaaatacagaaaatgcg gCTGAAtaatgtcggtctcacagattcttgtaccgaggatctcgtctccgctctcagtacaaatcggtcactgacggttctgaacctgaGTAATAATAAATTGCGAGATTCCGGAGTGAAacgactgtctgcggctctgaggaacccaaactgtaaaatacaggaactgtg GCTGGATTTTAACGATCTCACAGCTTCTTGCATCGatgatctcgtctccgctctcagtacaaaccggtcattgacggatctgaacctgggtaataataaactgggagattcaggagtgaaactactgtttgcggctctgaggaacccggactgtaaaatacaggaactgcg tctggatcGTGccgatctcacagattcttgtaccgaggatctcgtttcgactctcagtacaaaccggtcactgacgggttTGAATctgggtaataataaactgggagattcaggagtgaaactactgtctgcggctctgaggaacccggactgtaaaatacagaaactgcg tctggatggtgtcggtctcacagattcttgtaccgaggatctcgtctccgctctcagtacaaaccggtcactgacggatctgtccctgggatcaaactccttcacagaccgatctgtccccgctctctgctccctcatactgacctgcaggagtctggagtcgatctg GCTCAGGTGtaatcagttcagttcaaacggaaagagACTCCTGAAGTCGCTgagggaatccagacccggactgagtgtgaaagtgtga